The DNA window CGGTGCGCAGCGGGATGTTGGCGAAGAAGGGGACTAATGCCGATTTAAACGAGTTTGGCAGCACGTAAGCGCGATCGTAGCGACGCTCGCGCAGGCTGTGGCCGAGCTTGCGGCGTTCGCCGATAGCCAGCGCGCCGTGGCCCAGCGGCATCGGGATCGCTTCGTTCACTTCCGGCATGCGCGATAACAACGGACGACACCAGGCTGGCGCCATCACGTCGATAATCGCCTGGGGATAGCGCGCCCTGAGCGTACGATAAAGACTTTGCGACATCATCATGTCGCCCACCCAAGACGGGCCTACCACCAGAATTTTCATGTTATCTCTTACGCATCCCGATTCAGCCAGGCCATATACTCCGTTACGCCTTCGGCAACGGTTTTGAACGGTTTGTCATAGCCCGCTTTACGCAGGTTAGTCAGATCCGCCTGGGTGAACGCCTGGTAGCGGCCTTTCAGTTTGTCCGGGAATGGGATGTACTCGATGCTGCCTTTTTTGTGGTACGCCAGGGTCGCGTCGGCGACGGCCTGGAAGGATTCCGCGCGGCCAGTGCCGAGGTTGAAGATGCCGGAAACGCCGTTTTCCCAGAACCACAGGTTGACGTCAGCCACGTCGCCGACGTAGACGAAGTCGCGCTTGAAGCCGTCGCTGCCTTCGAACAGTTTCGGACTTTCGCCATTATTCAGCTGGGTGTTGAGGTGGAAAGCGACGCTCGCCATGCTGCCTTTGTGGCCTTCGCGCGGCCCGTAGACGTTGAAGTAGCGGAAGCCGACGATCTGCGAATTGGCTTCCGGCAGGATCTGACGAACGTATTCATCGAACAGGAATTTGGAGTAGCCGTAGACGTTAAGCGGCTGCTCATACTCGCGAGACTCGATGAAATCGCTGGTGCGCCCACCGTAGGTGGCCGCCGAAGAGGCGTACAGGAACGGAATTTCGCGCTCCAGGCAGTAGTGCAGCAGCTCTTTGGAGTACTGATAGTTGTTGTCCATCATGTACTTGCCGTCCCACTCCGTGGTGGAAGAGCACGCGCCTTCGTGGAAGATTGCGTCAATGTCGCCGAACTCTTCGCCTGCCATAATCTGGATCAGAAAGTCTTCTTTATCCATGTAGTCAGCGATGTTCAGGTCAACCAGGTTCACAAACTTGGTGCCGTCTTTCAGATTGTCGACAACCAGAATGTCGGTAATGCCCTTGTCATTCAGCGCTTTAACGATGTTGCTGCCGATAAAGCCTGCGCCGCCGGTTACGATGATCATAACTGTACCTTTGAAGTTGAGAGCCCGGAGACAATCCGGACATGAATGCTCATATCATATCACCACATGAGCAAGCCTACAGCCATTCGCAGAATAAGGTGCTGGGCTGACGTGATTTATGCTGCAAATAATTCATTCAGGCCTGCATCATCTCGTATCAGCGTATAGCTTTGGGTAATATGTGCCAAATTTTGCCGAATCTGGAGAGTTGCAATGCGTGGTGATTTCTACAAACAGTTAACTAGCAATCTGGAGACCGCTCGGGCCGAAGGCTTATTTAAAGAAGAGCGCATCATCACCTCGGCGCAGCAGGCGGACATTACCGTCGGCGACAGCCACGTGATTAACTTCTGCGCCAATAACTATCTGGGTCTGGCCAACCACCCGGCGCTGATCGACGCGGCGAAATCCGGTATGGACAGCCACGGCTTCGGGATGGCCTCGGTACGCTTCATCTGCGGCACCCAGGATACGCACAAGCAGCTGGAGAAGAAGCTGGCGGATTTCCTCGGTATGGAAGACGCAATTCTCTACTCCTCCTGCTTCGACGCCAACGGCGGCCTGTTTGAAACGCTGCTCGGCCCGGAAGACGCCATTATCTCCGACGCCCTGAACCATGCCTCGATCATTGACGGCGTGCGCCTGTGTAAAGCGAAGCGCTTCCGCTATGCCAACAACGATATGCAGGAACTGGAAGCGCGTCTGAAAGAAGCCCGCGACGCTGGCGCGCGTCACGTGCTGATCGCCACCGACGGCGTCTTCTCGATGGACGGCGTGATCGCCAACCTGAAAGGCGTTTGCGACCTGGCGGATAAATACGATGCGCTGGTGATGGTCGATGACTCCCACGCCGTCGGCTTCGTCGGCGAAAACGGCCGCGGCTCCCACGAATACTGCGATGTGATGGGGCGCGTCGACATCATCACCGGCACGCTGGGTAAAGCGCTGGGCGGCGCCTCCGGCGGCTACACCGCCGCACGCAAAGAGGTGGTCGAGTGGCTGCGCCAGCGTTCCCGTCCGTATCTGTTCTCCAACTCTCTGGCGCCGGCCATCGTGGCCGCCTCCATCAAAGTGCTGGAGATGGTCGAAGAGGGCGCAGACCTGCGCGATCGCCTGTGGGCCAACGCGCGTCTGTTTCGTGAAAAAATGACTGCGGCAGGCTTCACCCTGGCGGGCGCCGACCACGCCATCATTCCGGTGATGCTGGGTGAAGCGGTGGTGGCGCAGAACTTTGCCCGCGAACTGCAGAAAGAAGGGATCTATGTCACCGGCTTCTTCTATCCGGTGGTACCGAAAGGCCAGGCGCGTATTCGCACCCAGATGTCGGCGGCGCATACCCCTGAACAAATTGAGCGTGCGGTGGAAGCCTTTACCCGCATCGGCAAACAACTGGGCGTCATCGCCTAATAAGGGTGTGAGATGAAAGCGTTATCCAAACTGAAAGCGGAAGAAGGCATCTGGATGACCGACGTACCGGAACCGGAAGTCGGCCATAACGATCTGCTGATTAAAATCCGCAAGACCGCCATTTGCGGGACCGACGTGCACATCTACAACTGGGATGAGTGGTCGCAGAAGACCATTCCGGTGCCGATGGTGGTCGGGCACGAATATGTCGGCGAAGTGGTGGGGATTGGCCAGGAAGTGCGCGGCTTTAAGATTGGCGACCGCGTCTCCGGCGAAGGGCATATCACCTGCGGTCACTGCCGTAACTGCCGCGCGGGCCGTACCCACCTGTGCCGCAACACCATCGGCGTGGGCGTCAACCGCCCGGGCTGCTTTGCCGAGTATCTGGTGATCCCGGCCTTTAACGCCTTTAAAATTCCCGACAATATCTCTGATGACCTGGCGTCCATCTTCGACCCATTCGGCAACGCCGTGCACACCGCGCTCTCCTTCGATCTGGTGGGGGAAGACGTGCTGGTCTCCGGCGCCGGTCCGATCGGCGTGATGGCGGCGGCGGTGGCGAAACACGTCGGCGCGCGTAACGTGGTGATCACTGACGTTAACGAGTACCGTCTCGATCTGGCGCGCAAAATGGGCGTCACCCGCGCGGTGAACGTGGCGAAAGAGAACCTCAACGACGTGATGGCCGAGCTGGGGATGACCGAAGGTTTCGACGTGGGTCTGGAGATGTCCGGCGCGCCGCCGGCGTTCCGCAGCATGCTGGATACCATGAACCACGGCGGCCGTATCGCGATGCTGGGTATCCCGCCGTCGGATATGTCCATCGACTGGACCAAGGTCATCTTCAAGGGGCTGTTTATCAAAGGGATCTATGGTCGCGAAATGTTCGAAACCTGGTACAAGATGGCGGCGCTGATCCAGTCTGGCCTGGATCTTTCGCCGATCATCACCCACCGCTTCGGCATTGACGACTTCCAGAAGGGCTTTGACGCCATGCGCTCCGGTCAGTCCGGTAAAGTGGTTCTGAGCTGGGAATAACGCCTCCGGTCTGTTGTAAACATCAGCAAAAAAGGCGCCTGCGGGCGCCTTAATTTAGATTTGGATAACATTTTTAGCCTGCTTAATATCAAGCGCACAATTTCTACATCGATTTTACGGTTATTCGCTTATACAGTGTGTTTAGTCGCGGTTTAACTTTGAAACGATCATGCTTAAACTCTCCGTATGCTTACTGACCTGTAACTCCGCACGTCTGCTCATGGAGGTGCTGCCCCCGCTGCTGAAGGTGGCCGATGAGTGTATTGTCGTCGACTCCGGTAGCACCGACGAAACGGTCTCTATTTGTCAGCAGTTTGGTCTCACCGTCCATCACCATGCCTATAAAGCCCACGGCGCGCAGATGAACTATGCCATCGGGCTGGCCAGCCATGACTGGGTGCTGTGCATGGACAGCGATGAAATTCTTGATAACGACGTCGTGGCGGCCATTCAGGCGCTAAAAGCGGGGGAGGAGCCTGACCCGGCCTGCGCCTGGCGTTTGCCGCGCTACTGGTTTGTCCTCGGCACGCAGGTGCGGACGATCTACCCTATTTCCTCGCCGGATTACCCGGTGCGCCTCTTTAACCGCCAGCAGGCGCGGTTTAACGACCGGCCGGTGGATGACCAGGTGGTCGGACACGCGCGCTCCGTCAGGCTGCCGGGCTTTGTACGCCATGACACCTTTTATTCGCTGCATGAAGTGTTTAATAAGCTGAACAGCTATACCACCCGGCTGGTGAAGCACCAGCAGATCACACCTTCGCTGACGCGGGGGATCGTCAGCGCCATTGGCGCTTTCTTTAAGTGGTATCTGTTCAGCGGGGCGTGGCGCTATGGCAAAGTCGGCGTGGTCACCGGCCTGTACGCCACGTTTTACAGCTTTCTCAAATATTTTAAGGCGTGGTACGCCCACGAAGATAACCAGGCGCCCGTCGCGCAAAAGCGAACGGACCCCTGAGTGGTCTAGCTGCCGGGATTGTCCCAGCCCTGCCATTTGAGGCGATAGTACTGGACCAGCGCGCTCTGGCTAATGCTGTCGCTGAGGATAGTGAAGAAGCGGCTGGCGTTCACGGGCTCCAGCGGGCGCTTCGGCTTGCAATACTTCACGCCGTGGAACGGATTACGCGGCTTCTGCTGCTGCGGCGGCGTTTGTTGCACAGGCGGCTGAGCGTAGTTTGGCGTCGAGTTGTCGACCTGCGGCTCGTTGAGCAGGCTGCTCGGGCGCACCAGCGTGATATCCGGCGGCAGGTTATAGACCATCTGCTGCAGCACCCGCACCGTCGTCGGATGCGGATGGCCAATGGCTATCGCCGAACCGTTACGCCGCGCCAGGGCGATGGCGCGGTTGAACTGGGTGCGGATATCGGCTTCATTCTGCGTATCGTCCAGAAACACCTTACGCTTAATCACCTTCACCCCGGTGCCCTGCGCGGCGCGCATGGCCTGGGTATTGCCGATGGTCACGCTGTCGAGAAAATAGAGATTGTAGCGCTCCAGGGCCTGCATCACCTTCTGCATGCCAAACAGGTTGGAGGTCATCGCGCTGCCCATATGGTTATTCAGCCCGACGGCGTAGGGGACTTTGCCATAGGCCTCGCGGATGATGCGCTCGATCTCCTCGCTGCTCATTTCGGGACGCAGGGTGTCTTTTTCCAGCGGCTGTTTGCTGAGCGGCGCCATCGGCAGGTGGATGAGCACTTCATGGCCCAGATTATGCGCTTTCGTGGCCATTTCCCGGGCGTGCGGCGCGTTCGGCAGCACGGCGACGGAGATAGTGGACGGCAGCGCCAGCACCTGATTTTCGGTCTGCGGGCGGTAGCCAAAATCGTCAATAACGATGGAGAGTTTGCCAGCGAACGCTGGCGCCGCCAGAGCCAGCGAACCGGCTACGGCAAGAGCAATTGCGCGAAATTGAAGCAAAACTTATCTTCCCAACCACGGCTGTGGATTGACCGCCTGACCCTGGCGGCGAATTTCGAAATAGAGCGACGGACGGCCCTGACCGCCGCTGCTGCCTACGAGCGCGATAGGCTGACCGGCACGCACCTGCGTACCGACGCTGACCAGCGCGCTTTGGTTATAGCCATACAGGCTCATGTCGCCTTTGCCATGCTCGACCACCACCACCAGACCATAGCCCTGCAGCCAGTCGGCCAGAATGACCCGACCATCGGCAATCGCTCTGACTTCGGTGCCTTCAGACGCGGCGATAACCATCCCTTTCCAACGTAGTTCACCTTGCAGCTGTTCGCCATATCGATGAAGGAGCGGACCGCGAACCGGCCAGAACGCCTGACCGCGCGGCGAGCCCAGCCCACCGGTGCGTGACATCAGCGAACGCTCGCTTTCCGTTGGTTTATAGGTGGTGCCTTTGCGCGATGCTTCCTGCTGGCGGTCGCGCACCGCCTGCGCATCGCGAGCTTCCCGATCGGCACGGGCTTTGGCGGCAGCCTCCGCCTGGGCGATACGACCGCGTAGGCGCGATTCGTTAGCCCGCAATTCACTTAACTGTTGCTGACCCCGCTGAATGGAGGACTCCAGGCCGGAAAGGGTCTTTTTCCGTTCGTTACGCGCCTGCTCCAGCTTCGCCTGCTGGGCTTTTTGCTCGTAGACCAGCGTCTGCTGCTGGCTCTGCTTCTCTTCGAGCATCGACTTTTGCACCGCCATCTCTTCGCGCGTTTTCTTCAGTTCCGCGATGGTTTCCTGGCGGGCCTGGTTGAAATAGCTGAAATAGACCTGCATCCGCTGATTGCGCTGACCCTCTTCACCGCTCAGCACCATCTGGATGCCGGTATGCGGCCCCTGGCGGAACGCCGCGTCAAGCTGCGCGGCGAGGTTACGCTCCTGAGACGCGCGCTGGCGCTCCAGCTTCGCGAGAGAAGC is part of the Klebsiella quasipneumoniae subsp. quasipneumoniae genome and encodes:
- the tdh gene encoding L-threonine 3-dehydrogenase yields the protein MKALSKLKAEEGIWMTDVPEPEVGHNDLLIKIRKTAICGTDVHIYNWDEWSQKTIPVPMVVGHEYVGEVVGIGQEVRGFKIGDRVSGEGHITCGHCRNCRAGRTHLCRNTIGVGVNRPGCFAEYLVIPAFNAFKIPDNISDDLASIFDPFGNAVHTALSFDLVGEDVLVSGAGPIGVMAAAVAKHVGARNVVITDVNEYRLDLARKMGVTRAVNVAKENLNDVMAELGMTEGFDVGLEMSGAPPAFRSMLDTMNHGGRIAMLGIPPSDMSIDWTKVIFKGLFIKGIYGREMFETWYKMAALIQSGLDLSPIITHRFGIDDFQKGFDAMRSGQSGKVVLSWE
- a CDS encoding divergent polysaccharide deacetylase family protein; its protein translation is MLQFRAIALAVAGSLALAAPAFAGKLSIVIDDFGYRPQTENQVLALPSTISVAVLPNAPHAREMATKAHNLGHEVLIHLPMAPLSKQPLEKDTLRPEMSSEEIERIIREAYGKVPYAVGLNNHMGSAMTSNLFGMQKVMQALERYNLYFLDSVTIGNTQAMRAAQGTGVKVIKRKVFLDDTQNEADIRTQFNRAIALARRNGSAIAIGHPHPTTVRVLQQMVYNLPPDITLVRPSSLLNEPQVDNSTPNYAQPPVQQTPPQQQKPRNPFHGVKYCKPKRPLEPVNASRFFTILSDSISQSALVQYYRLKWQGWDNPGS
- the envC gene encoding murein hydrolase activator EnvC — protein: MRGKATYSTTWIATAVRSVLYASALSAGVLLCASSAHADDRDQLKSIQADIAARQRAIKQQQQQRASLLAQLKAQEEAIAAAARKLRETQDSLNQLNKQIDEMNASLAKLERQRASQERNLAAQLDAAFRQGPHTGIQMVLSGEEGQRNQRMQVYFSYFNQARQETIAELKKTREEMAVQKSMLEEKQSQQQTLVYEQKAQQAKLEQARNERKKTLSGLESSIQRGQQQLSELRANESRLRGRIAQAEAAAKARADREARDAQAVRDRQQEASRKGTTYKPTESERSLMSRTGGLGSPRGQAFWPVRGPLLHRYGEQLQGELRWKGMVIAASEGTEVRAIADGRVILADWLQGYGLVVVVEHGKGDMSLYGYNQSALVSVGTQVRAGQPIALVGSSGGQGRPSLYFEIRRQGQAVNPQPWLGR
- the rfaD gene encoding ADP-glyceromanno-heptose 6-epimerase encodes the protein MIIVTGGAGFIGSNIVKALNDKGITDILVVDNLKDGTKFVNLVDLNIADYMDKEDFLIQIMAGEEFGDIDAIFHEGACSSTTEWDGKYMMDNNYQYSKELLHYCLEREIPFLYASSAATYGGRTSDFIESREYEQPLNVYGYSKFLFDEYVRQILPEANSQIVGFRYFNVYGPREGHKGSMASVAFHLNTQLNNGESPKLFEGSDGFKRDFVYVGDVADVNLWFWENGVSGIFNLGTGRAESFQAVADATLAYHKKGSIEYIPFPDKLKGRYQAFTQADLTNLRKAGYDKPFKTVAEGVTEYMAWLNRDA
- the kbl gene encoding glycine C-acetyltransferase, which encodes MRGDFYKQLTSNLETARAEGLFKEERIITSAQQADITVGDSHVINFCANNYLGLANHPALIDAAKSGMDSHGFGMASVRFICGTQDTHKQLEKKLADFLGMEDAILYSSCFDANGGLFETLLGPEDAIISDALNHASIIDGVRLCKAKRFRYANNDMQELEARLKEARDAGARHVLIATDGVFSMDGVIANLKGVCDLADKYDALVMVDDSHAVGFVGENGRGSHEYCDVMGRVDIITGTLGKALGGASGGYTAARKEVVEWLRQRSRPYLFSNSLAPAIVAASIKVLEMVEEGADLRDRLWANARLFREKMTAAGFTLAGADHAIIPVMLGEAVVAQNFARELQKEGIYVTGFFYPVVPKGQARIRTQMSAAHTPEQIERAVEAFTRIGKQLGVIA
- a CDS encoding glycosyltransferase family 2 protein; this translates as MEVLPPLLKVADECIVVDSGSTDETVSICQQFGLTVHHHAYKAHGAQMNYAIGLASHDWVLCMDSDEILDNDVVAAIQALKAGEEPDPACAWRLPRYWFVLGTQVRTIYPISSPDYPVRLFNRQQARFNDRPVDDQVVGHARSVRLPGFVRHDTFYSLHEVFNKLNSYTTRLVKHQQITPSLTRGIVSAIGAFFKWYLFSGAWRYGKVGVVTGLYATFYSFLKYFKAWYAHEDNQAPVAQKRTDP